A stretch of DNA from Pasteurellaceae bacterium RH1A:
CGGCCATATGCTGGTGCCAGACTTCCCAGGCCTAAGCGAGGAAGGTTCCACCGTGACCTTTGACCGCCAGCTGGCCCTCATGCGGGAGGAAGTGGAATTTCTGACCTGGGATCACCCTATGATCCGCAACGGGATTGATCTGATTACCTCGGGCGACATCGGCAAATCGGCCGTTTCCCTCCTCATTAATAAGAACCTGCCGGCCGGCACCCTCTTACTGGAGGCCATTTACATTGTCGAAGCCCAGGCTCCAAAAGGCCTGCAACTAACCCGCTTCCTGCCGCCAACACCGGTGCGGATTTTATTGGACGGTAAGGGCAACGATCTGGCCTCCCAAGTCTCGGTTGCAGGTTTAGAAAAACAGCTCAAGCCGGTTAATAAGCAAATGGCCAATAAGATCGTTAAAATGGCCAGGGCCGAAATTGAAAAGCTGATTGCCGTCAGCCAGCAAAAAATTGCTCCACAGGCCCAGGCCATTATTGAGCAGGCCAAACAAACGGCCGACCAGACCCTGAGTGCCGAACTGCACCGCCTAACCTCACTACAGGCGGTCAATAAGAATATCCGGGCCGATGAGATCGAGGCGCTGGAGGCCATTCGTGAGCAATCCCTCCAGCAGCTAGAGCAGGCCAATTTCCGCCTAGACAGCCTGCGGGTGATTGTGAGTAACCAGGCCTAGTATGAACCGCAAACTGGCTTATAGCACACTTTGTTATAAGCCAGTCTTTTTTATTATTTCAGCTCTCTTGTCCTTCCTTATACATTATTGGCCTCTGTAATATTAAAGGAATGACTTATGCGATTACTCCCTCTTGCTCTTGGTTTAAGCCTGACTGCTTTTTCTGGCCTCAGTATTGCGGCTCCAGCGAATACCCTTGTGAACTGCATTGCTACCCCTCCCATGAAATTAAGCCCGGCCATTATTAATGATGCCAATGATTTTAACGCCAGCTCTCAACAGGTTTATAACCGTTTGGTTGAGTTTAAAGCAGGTAAAATTGAGGTTGAACCAGGCTTGGCAGAGCGCTGGGAAGTCAGTGAAGATGGGCTTACCTATCTCTTTCATTTGCGTAAGGGAGTAAAATTTCATTCCAGCAAAACCTTTAAGCCTAGCCGAGATTTTAATGCAGATGATGTGATTTTTTCTTTTCAGCGGCAGGCAGATAAAGAGCATCCTTACCATCTTGTATCGGCTGGCACCTACTTTTACTTTAATTGGATGAATTTGCCAAAAATCTTAAAAAGCGTGGAGAAAGTGGATGATTACACCATTAAAATCACCCTAAATCAACCGAATACGCCTTTCATTACAACCTTGGCCATGGATTTTCTGTCTATTTATTCTCAAGAATATGCTGAACAATTATTGGCTGCTGGCAAGCCCGAGGTGCTAGATCAACATCCTATTGGGACAGGCCCTTTCATTTTTCAAACCTATCAAACCGACCATGCAGTACGTTTTCAGGCAAATCCCGACTATTGGAAGGGTAAAGCCAGCATTGAACGCCTGATCTTTAGTATTACGCCCGATGCAGGTACACGCTATGCTAAGCTCAAGGCCAATGAATGTGATGTAATTGATTTTCCAAATATTGCCGATATTGCTCAAATGAAACAGGATAAAGAGATTACCTTATTAGAACGTGAAGGACTAAATCTCGCCTATATTGGCTTAAATAGCTTAAAACCTGCTCTAAATAACCCAAAGGTTCGCCAAGCACTGCATCATGCAACAGATAAACAAGCCATTGTTGAGGCGGTTTATCAAGGCGGTGGAAAAGTGGCATATAATCCCTTCCCGGATGCGGTGTTGGGCTATAATGCTGACCTCCCACAATATGGTTTTGATCTTGAAAAAGCCAAAGCCTTATTGGCAGAAGCAGGTTTTCCTGATGGGTTTGAAACAGAAATTTGGGTACAACCTGTTGTGCGACCGTCCAATCCCAATCCTCGCCGTACGGCTGAAATTATTCAAGCAGACTGGGCCAAAATTGGCGTGAAAGCTAAATTGGTGACCCATGACTGGGCAGATTTTAACAAGCGTACACGTGAGGGTGAGTTTTCAGCAGGAACCTATGGCTGGACAAGCCGTAATGGTGATCCAGATAACTTCTTATTCCCCTTGTTTAGTCGTGAGAATATCCCTGGTACAAATTATGCCCGCTGGACAGATGATACTTTAGAAGCCTTATTGCGCAGTGCTGTGCAAACCCAAGACCAAGATGAACGGGCTAAGCAGTACCGAGAAGCTGTTGCGATTGTGCAAGAAAATAGCCCAATTATACCGCTTGCTCATGCCATCAATTATGTTCCCCTTCATAAGCGGGTGAAGGGTTTTGTGCAAAGCCCCTTTGGCTATACTGCCTTTTATGGGGTGAGGTTAGAAGATTAGAGTATGTGTTCAATTTGAAGGGCTAGTTAGATAATAAAGGCGGATATTCTCCGCCTTTGTTGTTTTTATTGCTTGAGCCTTATAACTTGGCTGCCAGCATAGCTTCCAATTTCTCTTGGTCCACCGCAAATTTACGGATACCTTCG
This window harbors:
- a CDS encoding peptide transporter, coding for MRLLPLALGLSLTAFSGLSIAAPANTLVNCIATPPMKLSPAIINDANDFNASSQQVYNRLVEFKAGKIEVEPGLAERWEVSEDGLTYLFHLRKGVKFHSSKTFKPSRDFNADDVIFSFQRQADKEHPYHLVSAGTYFYFNWMNLPKILKSVEKVDDYTIKITLNQPNTPFITTLAMDFLSIYSQEYAEQLLAAGKPEVLDQHPIGTGPFIFQTYQTDHAVRFQANPDYWKGKASIERLIFSITPDAGTRYAKLKANECDVIDFPNIADIAQMKQDKEITLLEREGLNLAYIGLNSLKPALNNPKVRQALHHATDKQAIVEAVYQGGGKVAYNPFPDAVLGYNADLPQYGFDLEKAKALLAEAGFPDGFETEIWVQPVVRPSNPNPRRTAEIIQADWAKIGVKAKLVTHDWADFNKRTREGEFSAGTYGWTSRNGDPDNFLFPLFSRENIPGTNYARWTDDTLEALLRSAVQTQDQDERAKQYREAVAIVQENSPIIPLAHAINYVPLHKRVKGFVQSPFGYTAFYGVRLED